Part of the Hevea brasiliensis isolate MT/VB/25A 57/8 chromosome 16, ASM3005281v1, whole genome shotgun sequence genome is shown below.
GAGGCTCTGAAAGGTAAAAATCCAAGCTCTGGTAACGAAAAGCTGTATAAAGGAATTCATGGGTATACTGATCATAAAGCTGGGTTTCGAAGAGAGCAAACAATTTCAAGTGAAAAAGCGGGTGGAGTTCATGGGCCTCTTAGGGCCTCTGCTCATATTAGGGTGTCAGCAAGATTTGATTATCAGCCGGACATTTGCAAGGATTACAAAGAAACCGGTTACTGTGGGTATGGAGATGCATGTAAATTCATGCATGATCGAGGGGATTACAAGCCTGGTTGGCAGCTGGAGAAGGAGTGGGAAGAGGCAGAGAAGATAAGGAAGAGAAATTTGGCTTTGGGAGAGGATGAGGGTGGTGTAGAACAGagtgatgaagaagaagatgatgatgatgattcatTGCCATTTGCATGTTTCATTTGTCGGCAGCCTTTTGTGGATCCTGTTGTGACTAAATGCAAGCACTACTTCTGTGAGCATTGTGCTTTGAAGGTGAGCACTTTTTCCATGAACATTGTGCTTTGAAGGTGGTGCTGTGTGCATGAATGTGTGTGTGAGTTATGGTTTTGGAGGGAGAGAGAATATATAATTCAAAAATAAACAGCAAGAAGAGATAAATTCCTTCAGAAAAAAAATGGGGCAATTGTCTAGAGGCAGTTTAGTATCCATGTTTTTGGTTTTCGTtgtctaatatatatataaatttttgttACTTGATTTCTTAAGGGAGAAAAACAAGTTGCGATAAGTGAAAGCCACAAAGATGcaagtctcttttttttttttcaagatacaATTTTTTAGCATTGGACAACAATCACCAAAATAAGAAAAGTAAAATACCAATCATACCCTCAGAATATTACTATAGATGTGTAAGAACTAACAAGTAGCAATTTGGAATTCTCTAGAGGTTTACTTCCCTTGTCCTAAGTACTGCCAAACCTTACATATTTGGTAGCCTTTTCTATCTTGTGCTGCGGGTCATAAAATctcttctttgcattttgaattaTTATTTAAGTGTTAAATGTTTTTTTGTGATTGTAAATTGATCTATTTCCCCATTCTGATTCACAGCACCATGCAAAGAACAAGAAATGTTTTGTGTGCAACCAACCTACGCTTGGCATTTTCAACACAGCTCATGAAATACGCAAAAAGATGGCTGCAGAGGGTAAATGATACATTTTCTGATCCGAAGTCACTGAGgcatgaacttttttttttttgagaaaaacGAACACGTTTTAATGTATTTTGAAGTAATTCTATTGTCATAGGTTAATGTTGAAGGGGAAGTTTATTTTTCAGTGGTGCTTTAATGTTGCTCTACTATTTATGTTAACAAATGTAATCTTTTAGTACCTGTAACTCTTTCTTACAACATAGCTTATGAATTACGCAAAAATCCTTATTTAAATTATCTAATATTTTCACTTTTGGATAATTTTAGATGGGTGAAGTCTTTCTCCAACTTCTCAAATACCATTCCGTTTGTGTCCAGCTCTCCCAAAATTATCAGTCTGCTTTGTTGATACTTGTTAAATGTTGCAACCTTCATACAGCATTTGGGCCCTAGAAGTCAAGTACAGATTCAATGAGGGCGTTGTATTTGACTAACAAATTCAATAATTGTGGTCCAGGTCTAGGAATCAAACTTCCTCCCTTATTTTCCCGCCAAGAAAAGCTTTTTTCCTCCATTTTTACGTGCCCTCATTAGGATAATAAATGAGTAA
Proteins encoded:
- the LOC110669843 gene encoding zinc finger CCCH domain-containing protein 1 — its product is MADSGESQQPEPVCNFFRKPLKNKNIRKRIIEEDEDEDSKNESSLLHNQKKAPKPDNKLFFSSGPSKSSMSTESDVESDRKIFQFESSKEIQVQHDSRATATLETETEFSKDARAIRERALKHAEEALKGKNPSSGNEKLYKGIHGYTDHKAGFRREQTISSEKAGGVHGPLRASAHIRVSARFDYQPDICKDYKETGYCGYGDACKFMHDRGDYKPGWQLEKEWEEAEKIRKRNLALGEDEGGVEQSDEEEDDDDDSLPFACFICRQPFVDPVVTKCKHYFCEHCALKHHAKNKKCFVCNQPTLGIFNTAHEIRKKMAAEGK